A single window of Gossypium hirsutum isolate 1008001.06 chromosome A10, Gossypium_hirsutum_v2.1, whole genome shotgun sequence DNA harbors:
- the LOC107897576 gene encoding uncharacterized protein yields MQNDSSDLSFSPSFNSYYSDKKLGDIATTVCRESTGVSDDEEFEFSIELGESPETSLFPVFNRHLLSSGEEEGKDDEVKEAVRIPLRNLFISGGDLPSSSSSSEVDELEALPTETYCVWKPKQSPASLPNRCTKSKSTGSSSTKRWRLIKDLLKRSNSDGKVSASSSLFLNFDHKSTIEKKHEEKANEKTATAAETVKKKSDGEVTATKMKRVEKASAHEIFYMRNKALKEGDKRRSYLPYRKDLVGIFANVHGLGRNLPPK; encoded by the coding sequence ATGCAGAACGATAGCTCCGATTTGTCGTTTTCCCCTAGTTTTAACAGCTACTACTCCGATAAGAAACTCGGTGACATCGCCACCACGGTTTGCCGAGAAAGCACCGGCGTTTCGGATGATGAAGAATTCGAGTTCTCTATTGAACTAGGGGAGAGTCCAGAAACGTCGTTGTTTCCAGTCTTCAATCGCCATCTCTTATCGAGCGGTGAGGAGGAGGGTAAAGATGATGAGGTGAAAGAGGCTGTTCGGATTCCGTTGAGGAATCTGTTCATCAGCGGTGGAGATCTTCCATCGTCATCGTCGTCGTCGGAGGTGGACGAGCTTGAAGCACTGCCAACTGAAACGTATTGTGTTTGGAAACCGAAGCAATCACCAGCATCATTGCCGAACAGGTGTACGAAGAGCAAATCCACAGGATCATCATCTACGAAACGGTGGCGATTAATAAAGGATCTTCTTAAAAGAAGCAACAGCGACGGCAAAGTCTCGGCTTCATCgtctttgtttttgaattttgatcATAAGAGTACGATAGAGAAAAAGCATGAAGAAAAGGCAAATGAGAAAACAGCGACGGCGGCGGAGACGGTGAAGAAGAAAAGTGATGGTGAAGTAACGGCCACGAAGATGAAGAGAGTTGAGAAAGCGTCGGCGCACGAAATCTTTTACATGAGAAATAAGGCGTTAAAGGAAGGAGATAAACGGCGGTCGTATTTGCCGTACCGGAAGGACTTGGTTGGAATTTTTGCTAATGTTCACGGTTTAGGTAGAAATTTACCtcctaagtaa